The stretch of DNA GAGCGGATAACTTGAACGTCTCCTGAGATCACTTTTGCTCCTTCATACAGCATGAATCTGCCGTCCTGCCATTCTACTCGCAGAAGGCTGTTATCATCAGCCTGGAACTGCCAAACGTGCTGCTCACCGCCTTGACGAAACGGAGTTCTCCCGTTGATCGTCACACGGCCCTCATACTCCTCTTCCAGATAATAAGCTTTATCATCCAGAACCAGCTCGGTCGGTACTTCACTAGGATTGTCAAGTCTCCCGTCAATATCATCATATAGTGCATATTGAAGCAGTTCCCGCTCTTCAATATGCAGGTATTTAATTTCATTGCCATCCTGTAAAGACAGTACTACCGCATTTCTGCTTGGATTACGTACACTTCCTACAACCTGATAAGTAACAAGGGATACCTCACAAATATCCCCAGGTCCCAAATCCAGCATGCTCTTTTCTTTCACAGGTGGCTCCTGCTTCGCAAATAAACGACCGATTCGTTTCATTAGACCCATACCAAATCACGCTTCTCCTTTCACCCGCAAGGGATCACATACGATAGAAGAAGGAGAAACGCTAAGGCGGTTTCTCCTTCTAAGTCATACGTGCATCGATTAAGATTGTTTGTCGTACTGCTTCATCAAGGCAGCCAGTTCATCCTCAACCGCCTTATCCTTGTTCAGCTCGGCAAACTCCTCATCAAGAGATTTCGCTTTGGCACTCATCTCACCGGAAGCTTCCGCCTGGGCTTCCATTTGTAGCATTTTCTCTTCCATACGCTTCAAACCTGCAGAAGCGGAATCAGAGCCAAGTCCGGAAATCGCTTTGTTGATTTCATTCTGTGCTTTTGCAGCATTATAGCGGGCAACCAAAGTTTCGCGCTTATTCTTAAGCTCTGTCAGCTCTTTCTTCATTTGAACAAGCTTCGTGCGAAGAGTATCGGCTGCAGTCTTATTCTGCTCATAGCTTGTTTTGTACTGTGTCAGCTTCTCCTCTGCCGCTTTCTTCTCTTCCAGCGCACGGCGGGCAAGGTCTACATTTCCAGCCTGTGCTGCGGAATGTGCCTGTTCATTACGGCGGTTCACCAGTTCTTCCTGTTCTTCATACAACAGCTTGAATTTCTTCTCAATTGCGATCTGAGCGGCAACCGCCTTCTCAGCATCGTCTAGATCCTCTTGCATGTCACGGATGTACTGGTCCGTCAGTTTGATCGGATCTTCTGCTTTATCAATCAGTGCATTAATATTAGACATAGTCAGGTCACGCAATCTCTTGAAAATGGACATTTTTTAGTTCCTCCCAGAATCAAATATGTTTTATGATCATGTTTACGTAGTGAATTCACAGAACGTTTCATTTTTTTATAAAAAAATTATAATGTGCCTCTGCTACGTATATTCACGCATCATATTGTTGATTCTGTTCTGGTTCTATTACTGGCCCTATTTCTGGCTATAAAGTAACGGTATTGCCTTAATTCATGAGATAACCATTCATAAGCTCTGCCGTTCGCCAAGCGATCTCCTCAATATCATCCATGCCTAAATGATCGTAATGAATCCCCATAATTACAGTTACGGTGGTTCCCAGAGCTGAAGCAGCCTTACGGGCTAGCTCTGCAGTTAGCGTATACTCTTTATGACCGGGAACAGAGCTTGTATGTACATGAACAACCCCGTCCGTTAAGTATGCAGTTGTTGCTGCCCCAATATGGGACTTGCCTCCCGTCAAAAGAAATAACATATCCTGCCCTACCTGGTGAACTTCAAGCTTCAAATCCTCGAATCGGCTCATGATCATCGCCCCCATCTTATCCATACGCTGAAAATTCTTAGACAATTCCCCGAATTTCCTTCAATGAAGAGATGCCTAATTGCCTCATTAGATTCTCTAAGTCCCGGCTAAGATTCTCGCCAGCCCTCAAATCTACGAAGTTATGCGTGCCTACCTGCACGACTTCCGCCCCTGCCATAATAAACTCCAGAATATCCTCTGCACTGCTAATCCCGCCAAGCCCCATTACCGGGATGTGCACGCTTTGGCAAACCTGGTGCACCATTCGAAGGGCAATCGGCTTGATGGCTGGACCTGAAAGGCCCGCATAGCTGTTCTCAAATACACTTCTGCGCTTGTAAATGTCAATTTTCATTGCTGAAAAGGTGTTGACCAGTGAAACGGCTTCTGCTCCCTCCTCCTCACACATAAGCGCCATGCTTACAATGTCTTCAGCATTTGGCGACAGCTTTACAATCAGCGGCAGGGTGGTAGCTTTGCGGACAAGCCCCACTACCGTTCTTGCTGTCTCTGTCTGAATCCCATAGGCCATTCCACCCGCCTTCACATTTGGGCAAGAAATGTTCAGCTCGATCATATCGACAGCCTTCTTCCCTCTCTGCTGTCTATGCTTATAATCCTCTTCGATCAGTGCAGCTCCTCGCTCATAATCCTCCAGGCTGCTTCCGCCGAGATTCAAGATCCGCACAACATCATAGTTCTCCCATCGCTCAGCTTCCGTGGAGAGAAAAGCGGGAATCCCCGGATTCTCGAGGCCTACACTATTCAGCATACCGGCTGCCGTCTCCCAGGAGCGCAGACCTTCATTCCCGCTCTTCGGATGCAAAGTAAGCCCTTTTCCAGAGAATCCTCCTATCCGATCTAACGGATAGAACCTGTTATATTCATGACCAAATCCGAAGGTGCCTGATGCCATAACAATAGGATTTCTAAAGGCAATTCCAGCTATATGACAGGTTGTATCCATCACCATGATTTCACCTCCTCCACAGCGAACACCGGGCCGTCAACACAGGACTTCTTCCTCCCGCCCGTTGTTCCTACACTGCAGACCAGGCAGGCTCCCACTCCACAGGCCATCCGGTTCTCCAGCGAAACATAAACCTTGTTGCGTCCGCTCCATCGCTCATTCAGGCGCTGAGCTGCTTGCATCATGGCATTCGGTCCACATACAAATATCGCGTCATAAGCTTCATAATCAACGAGGTCAAGAATATGTCCGCCGACATTTACTGTAACCCGATCCGTTATCCTTTTGAAATGATCGACTTCGTAAGGCTTTTGACTGAAACCTAAGTATACATCCGCCTGAGGAAGACTTTGCAGCGCATAATAAAAAGGGGCGATGCCAATGCCTCCACCCACAAGCGCAACTTTTCCATTCAATTCCGGGAATCCGTTCCCAAACGGTCCCTCCAGTGTAATTTCGTCTCCAGCTTGGAGCATGGACAGAATTCGAGTTCCTTCACCGACGACCTGATACAGAAAGTGAATTTCTTCGGCGTCCAGGCTGTAAATACTGATAGGTCTTGATAATAAGGGAGTCTTGTCCCATGCACGCAGCATATAGAATTGCCCCATCTTCCCCGCGTATGCTCCAGCCACTGACATACGGAAGATGCCAGGAGCAACTTGAATATTAGCCGTTATTTCCGCCATGCTCTCTCTCCTCTAAATATGTGCTTCATCTAAAATGCCGTTTTTCCCGGCTTATAGCTGTGAGCAATATCACTCATATAAAGGGATAATTTCATCAAAAGGAGGAAATACCAAG from Paenibacillus sp. CAA11 encodes:
- a CDS encoding dihydroorotate dehydrogenase; amino-acid sequence: MMDTTCHIAGIAFRNPIVMASGTFGFGHEYNRFYPLDRIGGFSGKGLTLHPKSGNEGLRSWETAAGMLNSVGLENPGIPAFLSTEAERWENYDVVRILNLGGSSLEDYERGAALIEEDYKHRQQRGKKAVDMIELNISCPNVKAGGMAYGIQTETARTVVGLVRKATTLPLIVKLSPNAEDIVSMALMCEEEGAEAVSLVNTFSAMKIDIYKRRSVFENSYAGLSGPAIKPIALRMVHQVCQSVHIPVMGLGGISSAEDILEFIMAGAEVVQVGTHNFVDLRAGENLSRDLENLMRQLGISSLKEIRGIV
- a CDS encoding DUF4178 domain-containing protein, yielding MGLMKRIGRLFAKQEPPVKEKSMLDLGPGDICEVSLVTYQVVGSVRNPSRNAVVLSLQDGNEIKYLHIEERELLQYALYDDIDGRLDNPSEVPTELVLDDKAYYLEEEYEGRVTINGRTPFRQGGEQHVWQFQADDNSLLRVEWQDGRFMLYEGAKVISGDVQVIRST
- a CDS encoding prenylated flavin chaperone LpdD; this encodes MSKNFQRMDKMGAMIMSRFEDLKLEVHQVGQDMLFLLTGGKSHIGAATTAYLTDGVVHVHTSSVPGHKEYTLTAELARKAASALGTTVTVIMGIHYDHLGMDDIEEIAWRTAELMNGYLMN
- a CDS encoding PspA/IM30 family protein, with protein sequence MSIFKRLRDLTMSNINALIDKAEDPIKLTDQYIRDMQEDLDDAEKAVAAQIAIEKKFKLLYEEQEELVNRRNEQAHSAAQAGNVDLARRALEEKKAAEEKLTQYKTSYEQNKTAADTLRTKLVQMKKELTELKNKRETLVARYNAAKAQNEINKAISGLGSDSASAGLKRMEEKMLQMEAQAEASGEMSAKAKSLDEEFAELNKDKAVEDELAALMKQYDKQS
- a CDS encoding dihydroorotate dehydrogenase electron transfer subunit — encoded protein: MAEITANIQVAPGIFRMSVAGAYAGKMGQFYMLRAWDKTPLLSRPISIYSLDAEEIHFLYQVVGEGTRILSMLQAGDEITLEGPFGNGFPELNGKVALVGGGIGIAPFYYALQSLPQADVYLGFSQKPYEVDHFKRITDRVTVNVGGHILDLVDYEAYDAIFVCGPNAMMQAAQRLNERWSGRNKVYVSLENRMACGVGACLVCSVGTTGGRKKSCVDGPVFAVEEVKSW